The Natrinema salaciae genome contains a region encoding:
- a CDS encoding DUF7524 family protein — MSGTEVTVHVNRRAADALEVATDALETSESFALHLTGHETPAHVHCRLDGDLERIASVDGSNHYVEPDAVTAVPVTVDTDAVDAPVDGRLEVLTGYGSESVSIAVTVVPGPPGVDVDERLAEPRRPDPDPTPLERILDRVSAVSGLDAGALAVLALGVVAVGIAAVTTATIGGPVATAGIAVVVAGLLVALFLLVR; from the coding sequence ATGTCCGGGACCGAGGTCACCGTCCACGTCAACCGCAGGGCCGCCGACGCGCTCGAGGTGGCGACCGACGCCCTCGAGACCAGCGAGTCGTTCGCGCTCCACCTGACGGGCCACGAGACGCCTGCACACGTCCACTGTCGGCTCGACGGTGACCTCGAGCGGATCGCATCGGTCGACGGCTCGAACCACTACGTCGAACCGGACGCCGTCACCGCCGTGCCGGTCACCGTCGACACCGACGCCGTCGACGCCCCAGTCGACGGCCGGCTCGAAGTGCTGACCGGGTACGGCTCCGAATCGGTCTCGATCGCCGTCACCGTCGTCCCCGGGCCGCCGGGCGTCGACGTCGACGAACGGCTCGCCGAACCCCGCCGACCGGACCCCGACCCGACGCCGCTCGAGCGGATTCTCGACCGAGTCTCCGCCGTCAGCGGGCTCGATGCGGGAGCGCTCGCGGTTCTCGCGCTCGGGGTCGTCGCGGTCGGTATCGCGGCGGTGACGACGGCGACGATCGGCGGCCCGGTCGCGACGGCGGGGATCGCGGTCGTCGTCGCCGGTCTCCTCGTCGCCCTGTTCTTGCTGGTTCGGTAG
- a CDS encoding methytransferase partner Trm112, protein MKESLLDILCCPLDKHDLELEDAEYDDEEVVGGDLVCTECGETYPIEDGIPNLLPPDMREETPA, encoded by the coding sequence ATGAAGGAGTCGTTACTGGACATTCTCTGCTGTCCGCTCGACAAACACGACCTGGAACTCGAGGACGCCGAGTACGACGACGAGGAGGTCGTCGGCGGCGACCTCGTCTGTACCGAATGCGGCGAGACCTATCCGATCGAGGACGGCATTCCGAACCTGCTGCCGCCGGACATGCGCGAGGAGACCCCGGCCTGA
- a CDS encoding adenylosuccinate synthase, whose product MTVTIVGSQLGDEGKGGVVDLYGDAADVVARYQGGDNAGHTVVHDGTKYELSLVPSGAVRGKIGVLGNGCVVNPRTLFDEITTLREKGLDPDVRVAERAHVIMPFHRVLDGIEEEVKSESDQEVGTTGRGIGPTYEDKAGRRGVRIGDLLDPDILRERLEYVVPEKRALVEDVYGVDVDDLDDPDAFDVEALFEEFSEFGRRLDEEGMTVNASAFLTDAMADGQNVVLEGAQGTIIDIDHGNYPYVTSSNPTAGGAAAGTGLSPGVIGDGEIIGIVKAYLTRVGSGPLPTELGGVVGDTPGYDEETDGRNEELATYIREEGGEYGTVTGRPRRVGWLDMPMLRHSARVNGFTGLAVNHVDVLAGLDEVKVGHSYELDGEETLTMPSTTEAWGRCEATFKSFDGWSDVDWAAVADEGYEAIPENARTYLEYIADELDAPVYAVGVGPGREETVVVENPYE is encoded by the coding sequence ATGACCGTCACTATCGTCGGGTCGCAACTCGGCGACGAAGGGAAGGGTGGCGTCGTCGATCTGTACGGCGACGCCGCCGACGTCGTCGCCCGCTATCAGGGCGGCGACAACGCCGGACACACCGTCGTTCACGACGGGACGAAGTACGAACTGTCGCTCGTCCCGTCGGGAGCGGTCCGGGGCAAGATCGGCGTCCTCGGCAACGGTTGCGTCGTCAATCCTCGAACGCTGTTCGACGAGATCACCACGCTCCGGGAGAAGGGGCTCGACCCGGACGTCCGCGTCGCAGAGCGCGCCCACGTCATCATGCCGTTCCACCGCGTTCTCGACGGAATCGAAGAGGAAGTCAAAAGCGAGTCCGATCAGGAGGTCGGGACGACCGGCCGCGGTATCGGACCGACCTACGAGGACAAGGCCGGTCGCCGCGGCGTCCGGATCGGAGATCTGCTGGACCCGGACATCCTGCGGGAGCGACTCGAGTACGTCGTCCCCGAGAAGCGCGCGCTGGTCGAAGACGTCTACGGCGTCGACGTGGACGACCTCGACGACCCCGACGCCTTCGACGTCGAGGCGCTGTTCGAGGAGTTCAGCGAGTTCGGCCGTCGCCTCGACGAGGAGGGGATGACCGTCAACGCCAGCGCGTTTCTCACCGACGCGATGGCCGACGGACAGAACGTGGTCCTGGAGGGCGCACAGGGAACGATCATCGACATCGACCACGGCAACTACCCGTACGTCACGTCCTCGAACCCGACCGCCGGCGGTGCGGCGGCGGGGACGGGCCTCAGTCCCGGCGTCATCGGCGACGGCGAGATCATCGGCATCGTCAAAGCCTACCTTACGCGAGTCGGGAGCGGACCGCTCCCGACGGAACTGGGCGGCGTCGTCGGTGATACGCCTGGATACGACGAGGAGACGGACGGCCGAAACGAGGAGCTCGCGACGTACATCCGCGAGGAAGGCGGCGAGTACGGGACCGTCACCGGCCGTCCCCGCCGCGTCGGCTGGCTCGACATGCCGATGCTCCGCCACTCCGCGCGCGTGAACGGCTTTACGGGCCTCGCGGTCAATCACGTCGACGTGCTGGCGGGTCTCGACGAGGTCAAGGTCGGCCACAGCTACGAACTGGACGGCGAGGAAACGCTTACCATGCCGTCGACGACCGAAGCGTGGGGGCGCTGCGAGGCCACCTTCAAATCGTTCGACGGCTGGTCCGACGTCGACTGGGCCGCGGTCGCGGACGAGGGGTACGAGGCGATCCCCGAGAACGCCCGGACCTACCTCGAGTACATCGCGGACGAACTCGACGCGCCGGTCTACGCCGTCGGGGTCGGCCCCGGCCGCGAGGAGACCGTCGTCGTGGAGAACCCCTACGAGTAA